One segment of Methylotenera versatilis 79 DNA contains the following:
- a CDS encoding UvrD-helicase domain-containing protein, which produces MSQNSSLSWGPSSIGKFFTPTPDWSLTLKEQKFLLSEGSNRHQGDVFTLEALQIIPGAFWATVVFPVGKRGSVTLDGIPNDTARAMRNSVLRVISTIRDHQRKEALLKYLPTLIKPVLEWSSKVFTACNAQLKVKGWLTHEFKIKVIQSKPRELEAIIDEAIILNYLEAQPENIQNAIKFWKLNFDEYADSQNQAHLKNEMKVHKEFFDRVEKSPLTEEQIKAVVCFDNRVLLVASAGSGKTSTMVAKAGYALKKGYFSAEKMLLLAFNNDAAAELRDRIKARLEPLGLPADQIVAKTFHAFGLDVIGQATGKRPSLAPWVEGGRDIDTLLEIVDGLKDQNPLFRMQWDIFRVVIGQDLPAFGKEAESPDSWNNASKSEGFWTLNNDVVKSRGELLIANWLFYNGVNYRYEEPYKIETADSSHRQYRPDFYFPDIDVYLEHWALDQNGRPPKEFKGYQEGIIWKKEVHAKNGTKLLETTTAGLWSGQAFIYLAQELTKLGIVLDPNPDRNVPGRKPIESPRLAKTFRTFLTHTKSNRLTLQSLKDRVNNGVAGQFQYRHTMFLSLFESMWEAWEGKLRNDKCIDFEDMLNLAGDCIEQGKWSSPFSLVMVDEFQDVSHARARLAAGLINKPGRCLFAVGDDWQSINRFAGADLGVMTQFEERFGSANILKLETTFRCPQSLCDISSKFVQKNPKQITKKVRSTKNDIAEPLRILRVDKDEKIRIAIDKRIEEIASTLTNEHRVTVYVLGRYNQDRQYMPIKSVDSRVSVEFVTVHSSKGLEADHIIIPKMTSETLGFPSRIEDDPVLQLAMPFGDTYVYAEERRLFYVGLTRSRGTVTLITLAHQESSFIFELIKDFGIQLHTINGDVDSSEVCPKCNQGILVRRTGPYGSFLSCNRYPKCDHKKNIKNAISKY; this is translated from the coding sequence ATTAGTCAGAACTCCTCACTCTCCTGGGGTCCATCTTCAATTGGTAAATTCTTTACCCCCACTCCTGATTGGTCTTTAACTCTTAAAGAACAAAAATTTTTGCTCTCAGAAGGAAGTAACAGACATCAGGGAGATGTATTTACTTTAGAAGCTCTTCAAATCATTCCTGGAGCATTTTGGGCAACGGTAGTTTTCCCTGTCGGCAAACGAGGCTCTGTTACTCTCGACGGAATTCCCAATGATACTGCCAGAGCTATGCGTAACTCAGTGCTACGTGTCATCAGTACGATTAGAGACCATCAACGTAAAGAAGCTTTACTTAAATATCTTCCAACACTAATAAAACCAGTTCTGGAATGGAGCAGTAAAGTTTTTACTGCATGCAATGCACAACTTAAAGTTAAAGGATGGCTAACGCATGAATTCAAAATTAAAGTTATTCAATCAAAACCTCGCGAACTAGAGGCAATAATTGATGAAGCGATAATTCTCAATTATCTTGAAGCGCAGCCCGAAAACATTCAAAACGCTATCAAATTTTGGAAATTAAATTTTGATGAGTATGCCGACTCACAAAATCAAGCTCATCTCAAAAATGAGATGAAAGTACATAAGGAATTTTTTGATCGGGTTGAAAAATCACCATTAACAGAAGAACAAATCAAAGCCGTAGTATGCTTTGATAACCGAGTATTACTAGTTGCATCTGCCGGTTCAGGCAAAACATCCACTATGGTAGCTAAGGCAGGCTACGCCTTAAAAAAAGGCTACTTTTCGGCAGAAAAAATGCTTTTGTTAGCATTCAACAACGATGCTGCAGCGGAACTGCGCGATCGCATCAAAGCTAGACTTGAGCCATTGGGGCTACCAGCAGATCAAATTGTCGCGAAAACATTCCATGCATTCGGTCTTGATGTCATAGGTCAGGCAACAGGCAAACGCCCCTCATTAGCACCTTGGGTAGAAGGTGGGCGAGACATTGACACCCTGTTAGAGATTGTAGACGGCCTCAAGGATCAGAATCCACTGTTCCGGATGCAGTGGGATATTTTTAGAGTCGTAATAGGCCAGGATCTTCCCGCTTTTGGGAAAGAAGCCGAGTCTCCTGACTCATGGAATAACGCATCTAAGAGCGAAGGCTTCTGGACTTTAAATAATGATGTGGTCAAAAGTCGCGGAGAACTATTAATCGCCAATTGGTTGTTCTATAACGGGGTCAATTATCGTTATGAAGAACCATATAAGATTGAGACGGCTGATTCTTCTCATCGGCAATACCGCCCTGATTTTTATTTCCCCGATATAGATGTTTATTTAGAGCATTGGGCACTAGATCAAAATGGAAGGCCTCCAAAAGAATTTAAAGGCTATCAAGAGGGCATTATTTGGAAGAAAGAGGTGCATGCAAAGAATGGCACCAAACTTTTAGAGACCACAACGGCAGGCCTTTGGTCTGGGCAAGCTTTTATCTATTTGGCCCAAGAACTCACTAAGCTAGGCATTGTCCTCGATCCGAATCCAGACCGTAATGTTCCAGGGAGAAAACCTATTGAAAGTCCGAGGCTAGCCAAGACATTCAGAACATTTTTGACTCATACCAAAAGCAATCGTCTAACTCTTCAATCATTGAAAGATCGCGTCAATAACGGAGTGGCAGGGCAATTTCAGTACCGCCATACAATGTTCCTGAGTCTTTTTGAGAGTATGTGGGAAGCTTGGGAAGGAAAATTAAGAAATGACAAATGTATCGACTTTGAAGACATGTTGAATCTGGCTGGCGATTGCATTGAACAAGGCAAATGGTCGAGCCCTTTCAGTTTAGTAATGGTAGATGAATTCCAAGATGTAAGCCATGCACGTGCTAGGCTTGCAGCTGGTCTCATTAATAAACCTGGTAGATGTTTGTTCGCCGTAGGAGATGACTGGCAAAGCATTAATCGATTCGCCGGAGCAGATCTTGGAGTAATGACTCAATTCGAAGAACGATTTGGCAGTGCCAATATTCTAAAGTTGGAGACCACCTTCCGTTGCCCACAATCTCTCTGTGACATCAGCAGTAAATTTGTACAGAAAAACCCTAAGCAAATCACCAAAAAAGTACGCTCCACAAAAAATGATATTGCTGAGCCACTACGTATTTTAAGAGTGGATAAAGATGAAAAAATCCGTATTGCTATAGACAAGCGTATTGAAGAAATTGCATCAACCCTTACAAATGAGCACAGGGTAACTGTCTACGTTCTTGGCCGGTATAACCAAGATAGGCAATATATGCCTATCAAATCTGTCGATAGCCGAGTTTCAGTTGAATTTGTTACAGTGCACTCATCGAAAGGTCTTGAAGCTGACCATATTATCATTCCGAAAATGACTTCAGAAACATTAGGGTTTCCAAGTCGAATCGAAGATGATCCGGTCTTACAATTAGCGATGCCTTTTGGTGATACATACGTATATGCTGAGGAACGTAGACTTTTTTATGTAGGCTTAACACGATCCAGAGGTACTGTTACTTTAATCACTTTAGCTCATCAAGAGTCGTCATTCATTTTTGAGTTGATCAAAGATTTCGGCATCCAACTACACACAATCAATGGCGATGTAGATTCGAGTGAAGTATGCCCTAAATGCAATCAAGGTATTCTTGTTCGGAGAACTGGGCCATACGGTTCCTTTTTGAGTTGCAATCGATACCCTAAATGCGACCACAAGAAAAATATAAAAAATGCCATATCGAAATACTAA
- a CDS encoding AAA family ATPase gives MKINKIQRLKGYRIFKDFSWPATLPEFGRFNLIYGWNGAGKTSLSTLFRCMQKKTTPDGDDIQFVVDGATFSGNAFESSETLSALRVFNRDFVNSNIFEKPGEEEFPPVYFLGEDSADKQKQLSELKLLEQVTVTEISELDKSSKNISSELNTYCTAQARSIRNLLLGDPRYNNYEAPRYKEQLLRLNDLDSLPAQLPSLERSKLESTIKAKLMEKIPEPVFGDLNLTGLTQRIQTALEQTVVASSISTLVENTELAGWVQHGLDLHESSEICHFCDQTIPASRIASLEAHFNDQFKILQTNIAELIGEVEELETTVKSRQLPTKAQLYEHLQPTYEKALLTSNQQSALLLTYLNNLKQTLFTKRAEPFKKLSTFSLMRGYEPAGGETPTLIKVLEAVLVGFSAWGALLGANALEEVVKIIKAHNSHTDNFDKEAKSARRELEQDEVLRTFNAWEKLQGKSNSTTEDLEKTMSELKSLRKEIIALEKDIRQHRKPAEELNVELASYLGRDELRFVVKDNGYTISRGDQPAVHLSEGERTSIAFMYFLKSLKDTGFDIKNGIVVIDDPVSSLDANSLYCAFGHMKAYTRDAAQLFVLTHNFAFFRQVKNWFNAEGRFLHKPYNPAKSTDVHFYMLNCEINEKGRNAKLETLDPLLHAHESEYHYLFSCVQEGSAKEHPKKLNEVYGMPNIARRLLESFLAFRIPGKAGELRQQVELLNGDVAKKARIVRFLHTYSHADRIAEPEHDLSLLSEAPTVLKEILELIQVNDPMHYKAMLELTIVPTE, from the coding sequence ATGAAGATTAATAAAATACAAAGACTCAAGGGATATCGTATTTTCAAAGATTTTTCATGGCCGGCAACCTTGCCAGAATTTGGTAGGTTCAATTTGATATATGGTTGGAATGGAGCGGGAAAAACTTCGTTATCAACTTTGTTCAGATGTATGCAAAAAAAAACCACACCTGATGGGGATGATATACAGTTTGTGGTTGATGGGGCTACATTCAGTGGAAATGCATTTGAGTCATCAGAAACATTATCGGCATTACGTGTATTTAATAGGGATTTTGTAAATAGTAATATTTTCGAAAAGCCTGGGGAGGAAGAATTTCCTCCCGTGTATTTTTTAGGTGAAGATAGTGCAGATAAACAAAAGCAGCTATCTGAACTGAAGTTACTAGAGCAAGTTACAGTCACTGAAATTTCCGAACTGGATAAGTCGAGCAAAAATATTAGCTCCGAGTTAAATACTTACTGCACTGCGCAAGCCCGCAGTATTCGCAATCTCCTACTTGGTGATCCTCGTTATAATAATTATGAAGCACCTAGATATAAAGAACAGTTATTACGTCTAAATGATTTGGATTCATTGCCAGCTCAATTACCTTCATTAGAGAGAAGCAAACTCGAAAGTACTATTAAAGCTAAGTTGATGGAAAAAATCCCGGAGCCTGTTTTCGGGGATTTGAACTTAACTGGATTAACCCAAAGAATTCAGACTGCTCTCGAACAAACTGTTGTAGCTAGCAGTATCTCTACATTAGTTGAGAACACTGAACTCGCAGGGTGGGTGCAACATGGTCTTGATTTACACGAAAGTTCAGAGATATGCCATTTTTGTGATCAAACAATACCAGCTTCACGGATAGCGAGCTTAGAAGCTCACTTCAACGATCAATTTAAAATACTTCAAACCAACATTGCCGAACTAATAGGTGAAGTAGAAGAGTTGGAAACGACAGTCAAATCTCGTCAGCTACCTACAAAGGCTCAGCTTTACGAGCATCTTCAACCTACTTACGAAAAAGCTCTATTAACCTCAAATCAACAATCCGCACTGCTGCTCACTTATTTAAATAATTTAAAGCAGACACTCTTCACTAAACGTGCTGAACCATTTAAAAAGTTAAGCACCTTTTCTTTGATGCGAGGTTATGAACCTGCTGGCGGCGAGACTCCGACTCTAATAAAAGTATTAGAAGCAGTTTTGGTTGGTTTTAGTGCTTGGGGGGCTTTGCTTGGAGCAAATGCTTTAGAAGAGGTAGTCAAGATTATCAAAGCTCACAACAGCCATACTGATAACTTTGATAAGGAAGCAAAAAGCGCTCGTAGAGAGCTTGAACAGGATGAAGTACTTAGAACATTCAATGCGTGGGAAAAACTTCAGGGAAAATCCAATTCAACAACCGAGGACTTAGAAAAAACAATGTCCGAATTAAAGTCTCTTAGAAAGGAAATTATTGCACTAGAGAAGGATATTAGACAGCATCGCAAGCCAGCTGAAGAACTGAACGTAGAATTGGCTTCATACCTTGGCCGTGACGAGCTTAGATTCGTTGTAAAAGATAATGGTTATACCATCTCTAGAGGTGACCAGCCTGCAGTGCATCTGAGTGAGGGGGAACGAACTTCAATCGCCTTTATGTATTTTCTTAAATCATTAAAAGATACTGGATTCGACATTAAAAATGGCATAGTTGTTATAGATGATCCTGTGTCTAGCTTAGACGCGAATTCGCTCTACTGTGCTTTCGGACATATGAAAGCATACACACGTGATGCAGCACAATTATTTGTCCTTACTCACAATTTTGCATTTTTCCGCCAAGTAAAGAATTGGTTCAACGCAGAAGGGAGATTCCTCCATAAACCATATAACCCAGCTAAGTCTACAGATGTTCATTTTTATATGCTTAATTGCGAAATAAATGAAAAAGGAAGAAATGCTAAGTTGGAAACTCTAGATCCTCTTTTACACGCTCATGAATCTGAATATCATTATTTGTTTAGCTGTGTACAAGAAGGATCTGCTAAAGAACATCCCAAAAAATTAAATGAAGTCTACGGAATGCCTAATATTGCACGACGTCTTCTCGAGTCTTTCCTGGCATTTCGTATACCTGGGAAGGCAGGAGAGTTGCGCCAACAAGTTGAGCTATTAAATGGTGATGTTGCAAAAAAAGCTCGAATAGTCCGATTCCTCCATACTTATTCGCATGCTGACCGTATAGCAGAGCCCGAGCATGATTTGTCATTATTATCCGAGGCGCCGACTGTATTAAAAGAAATTTTAGAGTTAATCCAAGTTAACGATCCGATGCACTATAAAGCAATGCTAGAACTTACTATTGTTCCTACTGAATAA
- a CDS encoding retron St85 family RNA-directed DNA polymerase has translation MSIFNRMLTELPYSKDELLNLIATAQFRYKVYKIPKRKPNQFRTIAQPSPEIKLIQRWLVKSVLADLPLHKVATAYRKGKSIADHANLHKKYQFLLKMDFKDFFPSINVLDVRNYLIETANMSEDDARLVSSLVCWKDKEKNRLCLSIGAPSSPHLSNIIMYEFDEQVSIMCKELNVSYSRYADDLAFSTSQKNVLEKIPNIIKNICLALEYPKLIINDSKTVSTSRAKGRVVVGLVLTSEGNISLGREKKRQLRYELYKFSKGVLDHESISKLRGDLAFVWSVEERFIHTLLRQFGNEVFTNLELPFQKAD, from the coding sequence ATGAGCATCTTCAATAGAATGTTAACTGAACTGCCATACTCTAAAGATGAGCTACTTAACTTGATTGCTACTGCGCAGTTTAGGTACAAGGTGTATAAAATACCTAAAAGAAAGCCTAATCAGTTCCGCACTATAGCTCAGCCTTCTCCAGAGATTAAGTTAATCCAGCGTTGGCTAGTTAAGAGTGTTTTAGCTGATCTTCCTTTACATAAAGTAGCTACCGCGTATCGCAAAGGCAAGTCAATTGCTGATCATGCGAATTTGCATAAAAAATATCAATTTCTCTTGAAAATGGATTTTAAAGACTTTTTCCCATCCATTAATGTCTTAGATGTACGTAACTATCTAATTGAAACTGCAAACATGTCAGAGGATGATGCACGCTTAGTCAGTTCGCTTGTTTGCTGGAAAGATAAAGAAAAAAATAGACTTTGCCTTTCAATTGGAGCGCCAAGCTCACCCCATTTATCGAATATTATTATGTATGAGTTTGATGAGCAGGTGAGTATTATGTGTAAAGAACTTAATGTTTCTTACTCACGTTATGCTGATGACCTCGCATTCTCAACTAGTCAAAAAAACGTTTTAGAAAAAATACCCAATATTATTAAGAACATTTGCCTAGCGCTTGAATATCCAAAACTCATAATTAATGACTCAAAAACTGTTTCAACTTCACGCGCTAAAGGGAGAGTTGTTGTTGGTCTGGTTTTAACTTCCGAAGGTAATATTTCACTTGGTAGGGAGAAAAAACGCCAATTGCGATATGAGCTTTACAAATTTTCTAAAGGTGTCCTTGATCATGAAAGTATCTCTAAACTACGAGGCGACTTAGCTTTTGTTTGGTCAGTAGAAGAAAGATTTATCCATACATTATTGAGGCAGTTTGGAAACGAAGTCTTTACCAACTTAGAATTGCCATTTCAAAAAGCAGATTAA
- a CDS encoding retron St85 family effector protein — protein sequence MTLKTIDSFLTTVDPNKATVVSFPEFIAIFGSDISITEQKSPPLSKRDAFYWWFKDNRSDLNELILLPESYNDWGEFTVYSDLLLFEKDLGYLTSAVIIFLESPGSIAELGAFSQIDSLSERLIVVVSDNHHPQRSFISLGPIRNITETKKHPHSLCVIPDVTAHELIKHMDVINNCLTKKIEPKTQTIHFDQNNLQHQILLCLDFINLFLVIQKTELMTLLKHFDVEINTPRLNQILFLLDKTKLIFCKHYGDNQYYAPLKFKKTYIDYTSKSSEPSFKRDRTKALVWEEIQKDVYLKYVYDSVKKLGDTK from the coding sequence ATGACATTAAAAACAATAGACTCATTCTTAACGACAGTTGATCCTAACAAGGCAACTGTCGTTTCTTTTCCTGAGTTCATTGCAATTTTCGGTAGTGACATTTCGATTACGGAACAAAAATCACCTCCCTTATCAAAGCGGGATGCATTTTATTGGTGGTTTAAAGATAATCGAAGTGATTTGAATGAGCTAATACTACTACCTGAAAGCTACAATGACTGGGGGGAGTTCACAGTTTATAGTGACTTACTGTTATTTGAAAAAGATTTAGGGTATTTAACAAGTGCGGTAATAATTTTTCTAGAGTCACCTGGTTCAATTGCTGAACTAGGTGCTTTTTCCCAAATTGACTCACTGAGTGAGCGGTTAATTGTAGTGGTTTCAGACAATCATCATCCACAAAGATCATTTATTAGTCTTGGCCCAATTCGCAATATTACTGAAACAAAAAAACATCCCCATAGCCTTTGTGTTATTCCTGATGTTACAGCACACGAACTAATTAAGCACATGGATGTAATTAATAACTGCTTAACAAAGAAAATAGAACCTAAAACCCAAACAATTCACTTTGATCAGAATAATTTGCAACACCAAATTCTGCTGTGTTTAGACTTCATTAATTTGTTTTTAGTAATTCAAAAAACAGAATTAATGACACTATTAAAACATTTTGACGTTGAAATAAATACACCAAGACTAAATCAAATATTGTTTCTGCTTGATAAAACAAAACTAATTTTTTGTAAGCATTACGGAGACAACCAATACTATGCTCCTTTAAAGTTTAAAAAAACTTATATAGATTACACTTCAAAATCATCAGAGCCATCATTTAAGAGAGATAGAACAAAAGCATTGGTTTGGGAAGAAATTCAAAAGGATGTCTATCTAAAATACGTATATGACTCAGTAAAAAAACTTGGGGATACGAAATGA
- a CDS encoding MFS transporter, which yields MTPQRTFWTLVISAAAIMTVTMGIRQSMGLFVSPLNTSTGLGIVTVSFAMAVAQLTWGVAQPLFGMLADRVGSFKVIVLGTLMLALGLAITPFMNSGFGLMFAIGILTAAGAGAGSFSILIGAAAQRLPAERRSTAAGFINAGGSFGQFIFAPLTQALISSFNWVVAILALAVASLSTILLALPLREKRGIAEKRSVAQAGGVTLSEQLHIAFKDRSYLCLHAGFFTCGFHIAFLITHLPGEVNLCGLSASVGATSLAIIGLANIVGSIYAGWLGQTKRMKMILFWMYASRAIAIAIYLVAPKTELTFYIFAAVLGFTWLATVPPTAGLVGKLFGPRYLGTLFGFALLSHQIGGFFGAWLGGITLVQSGSYQWMWYADIILASAAALVNLPIREAHPKNLVTTS from the coding sequence ATGACCCCTCAACGTACATTTTGGACACTCGTAATTTCAGCCGCAGCAATTATGACTGTCACTATGGGAATACGCCAATCCATGGGGTTGTTTGTATCGCCATTAAATACCTCTACTGGACTAGGGATTGTAACGGTGAGCTTTGCCATGGCAGTTGCCCAACTCACATGGGGTGTAGCACAGCCTCTCTTTGGTATGCTTGCTGATAGAGTTGGTTCCTTTAAGGTGATTGTACTTGGCACTTTAATGTTGGCGCTTGGCTTAGCCATCACCCCATTCATGAATTCTGGCTTCGGTTTAATGTTTGCTATAGGTATTCTTACAGCAGCAGGAGCCGGTGCAGGCAGTTTCTCAATATTGATTGGAGCTGCTGCTCAAAGACTACCTGCCGAACGCCGCTCTACGGCTGCCGGATTTATTAATGCTGGCGGCTCATTTGGGCAATTTATATTTGCGCCCCTCACGCAGGCGTTAATCAGTTCATTTAACTGGGTCGTAGCAATATTAGCGCTGGCCGTTGCATCATTAAGCACTATTCTTTTAGCGCTGCCGTTACGTGAAAAAAGAGGGATTGCTGAGAAACGTAGCGTAGCACAAGCCGGTGGGGTAACTTTGAGCGAGCAACTTCATATCGCCTTCAAAGACCGCAGTTATCTTTGTTTACATGCAGGATTCTTTACCTGCGGATTCCACATAGCCTTTTTAATCACGCATCTCCCAGGCGAAGTAAATCTATGTGGATTATCAGCCTCAGTGGGCGCGACTTCATTAGCTATTATTGGCCTTGCCAACATAGTTGGCAGCATCTACGCTGGTTGGCTTGGGCAAACTAAGCGCATGAAAATGATTCTATTTTGGATGTATGCCTCGCGTGCTATTGCAATAGCTATATATTTAGTAGCACCTAAGACAGAACTAACCTTCTATATTTTTGCGGCAGTACTTGGGTTTACTTGGCTAGCTACGGTACCACCAACGGCGGGGCTAGTTGGCAAGTTATTTGGCCCTCGCTATTTAGGCACCTTGTTTGGCTTTGCCTTGCTGAGTCACCAAATTGGCGGGTTTTTTGGTGCTTGGTTAGGAGGTATCACTCTTGTGCAAAGTGGTAGCTATCAGTGGATGTGGTACGCAGATATTATACTTGCTAGCGCTGCCGCACTGGTTAACCTGCCTATTCGTGAGGCTCATCCAAAGAATTTGGTTACAACTTCATAA